In Meiothermus ruber DSM 1279, the following proteins share a genomic window:
- a CDS encoding TlpA family protein disulfide reductase — protein sequence MQRPNPNELKSVLVGKPAPSFSLPLLEPYQAQYGPEMGVRAGLGKPVLLNIWASWCIPCRTEAPLLERFHQQYRDQVLILGVNVQDSEAEALKFIQQYGLTFPSVYDGRGRIGIEYGYYGVPETFVIDRNGTVLARHAGELSEAQLRGYIEQVLR from the coding sequence ATGCAGCGCCCCAACCCCAACGAGCTGAAGTCGGTGCTGGTGGGGAAGCCCGCACCCAGCTTTAGCCTGCCGCTCCTGGAGCCTTACCAGGCCCAGTACGGGCCCGAGATGGGGGTTCGGGCGGGCCTTGGCAAGCCGGTTTTGCTCAACATCTGGGCCAGTTGGTGCATCCCCTGCCGCACCGAGGCCCCGCTTCTAGAGCGCTTTCACCAACAGTACAGAGACCAGGTGCTCATTCTGGGGGTTAATGTGCAGGACAGCGAAGCCGAGGCCCTGAAGTTCATCCAGCAGTATGGCCTGACCTTCCCCAGCGTGTACGACGGGCGTGGGCGCATTGGCATCGAGTACGGGTACTATGGCGTGCCCGAGACCTTCGTCATAGATCGTAATGGTACGGTGCTGGCCCGGCATGCCGGCGAGCTGAGCGAGGCGCAGTTACGGGGCTATATCGAGCAGGTGTTGCGATGA
- a CDS encoding cytochrome c-type biogenesis protein, producing the protein MRRRKAGWVGWLLLLALALAQPSPNTPPPDFSPEVFEIARELRCPVCQGESAAESNAGIAVEMRRIIAEQLAQGKSRAEIREFFVQRYGDWILYEPPARGLTLWVWLSPLVGLGLLGFGLWRYLAGVRARAQLTASDVSEEEIARLEAELQPRERQP; encoded by the coding sequence ATGAGACGAAGGAAAGCAGGGTGGGTGGGTTGGCTGCTGCTGCTGGCCTTGGCCCTGGCCCAGCCCAGCCCCAACACCCCACCCCCGGATTTTTCACCCGAGGTGTTTGAAATTGCCCGCGAGCTGCGCTGCCCGGTCTGTCAGGGGGAGTCGGCGGCGGAGTCCAACGCCGGCATTGCTGTGGAGATGCGCCGCATTATCGCCGAGCAGCTCGCCCAGGGTAAGAGCCGGGCCGAGATCCGAGAGTTTTTTGTACAGCGCTACGGCGACTGGATTCTCTACGAGCCGCCCGCCCGCGGCCTTACCCTGTGGGTCTGGCTCTCGCCCCTGGTGGGGCTGGGCCTGCTGGGCTTTGGCCTGTGGCGCTACCTGGCGGGGGTCAGGGCTCGAGCCCAGCTAACCGCCTCGGACGTCTCGGAGGAAGAAATTGCCCGCCTCGAGGCCGAGCTGCAACCCCGTGAGCGACAACCATGA
- a CDS encoding c-type cytochrome, which yields MIMAYLLLALLFGLALAYALRPFFRTPAQPFPESPRPEELRAELELLKSLAREAEGEERKRLLAQAVHLERQLAELGQENPTPRRLSPLTLGAVTLGLVALGVGLWAYTVPRLPGETIITSRNEARELGNLQRRAEQSGQAADWLAYANKAYELQDFERAVQGYLKVIELEPRNANAVRRIGILLFMSGRPEEGAQALELAVRAEPGEPEGWLFLGNAYFQLGRPAQAIAAWESYLKAGGEARAQVQNLIQTAKNQLNATSQGQQVYLARCAACHGAQAQGGTGPRLQGNPINKVPEAVREIVLKGRGQMPAVALNEEEMQALLQYLGGL from the coding sequence ATGATCATGGCTTATCTTTTACTGGCTCTGTTGTTTGGGCTGGCCCTGGCCTATGCCCTGCGGCCTTTCTTCCGTACCCCGGCCCAGCCCTTTCCCGAGAGCCCCCGGCCCGAGGAGCTGCGGGCCGAGCTCGAGCTGCTCAAATCGCTGGCCCGGGAGGCCGAAGGGGAGGAGCGCAAGCGCCTCCTGGCCCAGGCGGTGCACCTCGAGCGCCAACTGGCCGAGCTGGGCCAGGAAAACCCCACCCCGCGCCGCCTGAGCCCGCTCACGCTGGGGGCCGTGACCCTGGGTCTGGTGGCCCTGGGGGTGGGCCTGTGGGCCTACACGGTGCCGCGCCTGCCGGGCGAGACCATCATCACCAGCCGCAACGAGGCCCGCGAACTGGGCAACCTGCAACGCCGGGCCGAGCAAAGCGGCCAGGCCGCCGACTGGCTGGCCTACGCCAACAAAGCCTACGAGCTGCAGGACTTCGAGCGGGCTGTGCAGGGCTACCTGAAGGTGATCGAGCTCGAGCCCCGCAACGCCAACGCCGTGCGCCGGATTGGCATCCTGCTCTTCATGAGCGGTCGGCCCGAGGAGGGAGCCCAGGCCCTCGAGCTGGCGGTGCGGGCCGAGCCCGGTGAGCCGGAGGGCTGGTTGTTTCTGGGCAACGCCTACTTCCAACTGGGCCGCCCGGCCCAGGCCATCGCGGCCTGGGAGTCCTATCTGAAGGCCGGCGGTGAGGCCCGGGCGCAGGTGCAGAACCTGATCCAAACCGCCAAAAACCAGCTCAACGCTACCTCCCAGGGCCAGCAGGTCTACCTGGCCCGCTGCGCGGCCTGCCACGGGGCCCAGGCCCAGGGGGGTACGGGCCCACGCTTGCAGGGCAATCCCATTAACAAGGTGCCGGAGGCGGTGCGGGAGATTGTCCTCAAGGGCCGGGGCCAGATGCCGGCGGTGGCCCTGAACGAGGAGGAGATGCAGGCTCTGCTGCAGTACCTGGGGGGATTGTAG
- a CDS encoding Rieske 2Fe-2S domain-containing protein encodes MDKPNPQNLRPINRRDLLWIVPSAITTGFFGWLAWRTYVIHFTKTGVSEPVWREGPRRPAATLDELAAHWHFKYFDYEYSGSPLKAVVLRLSQPVLGGLTVGEAHFLALSRICTHQGCVVNYVDNPELGSIAYNYRTDHPFLGCPCHFGAYEPLQGGKAVYGPPRFPLPRLRLEEENGVLYATGYETPFRPLEQG; translated from the coding sequence ATGGACAAGCCCAACCCGCAAAACCTGCGCCCCATCAACCGGCGGGATTTGCTCTGGATTGTTCCCAGCGCCATCACCACTGGCTTTTTTGGCTGGCTGGCCTGGCGCACCTACGTCATCCACTTCACCAAAACCGGCGTGAGCGAACCTGTCTGGCGCGAGGGCCCCCGGCGGCCCGCGGCGACCCTGGACGAACTGGCCGCGCACTGGCACTTCAAGTACTTCGATTACGAGTACAGCGGCAGCCCCCTCAAGGCGGTGGTGTTGCGGCTCTCGCAGCCGGTGCTGGGGGGGCTCACGGTAGGGGAGGCCCACTTTCTGGCCCTTTCGCGCATCTGCACCCACCAGGGCTGTGTGGTCAACTACGTGGACAACCCCGAGCTGGGCTCCATTGCCTACAACTACCGCACCGATCACCCCTTCCTGGGCTGCCCCTGCCACTTTGGGGCCTACGAGCCTTTGCAAGGGGGCAAGGCGGTCTATGGCCCGCCGCGCTTCCCGTTGCCGCGCCTGCGCCTGGAAGAGGAAAACGGGGTGCTCTATGCCACCGGCTACGAGACCCCGTTCCGCCCCCTGGAGCAGGGCTAG
- the tyrS gene encoding tyrosine--tRNA ligase, with protein sequence MTVEEAFSLLRTGAVEIIPQEDLLKKLHSGKKLTVKLGLDPTRPDIHIGHAVVLRKMRQFQELGHKVVLIIGDFTAMIGDPSGRSKTRPPLTLEETRANAKSYVEQVGKILITTDPARFELRYNSEWLENLGFKEVIRLTSLLTVAQMLEREDFKKRYTEGVPISIHEFLYPFAQGYDSVPIACDVEMGGTDQKFNLLVGREVQAAYGLEKQVAFLMPLLVGGDGQKMSKSYDNYIGITEEPSEIFRKLMKVEDPYLQTYFELCTDLAPEEIKEVLEQGGPVGAHRVLARLLTGAYAQPLIPARLDKAWYESLGYSWEAHGHDQGGAPVVRQAEARYYEIAHGGIPEQMPEVRLQASELLEGRIAVLKLFTLAGLTASNGEARRLIEQKGLRLDGQVLTDPKLEVVLSQPVVLQRGKDKFVRVVLD encoded by the coding sequence ATGACGGTGGAGGAAGCATTCAGCCTGCTACGAACGGGGGCGGTGGAGATCATCCCCCAGGAAGACTTACTCAAAAAGCTACACTCGGGGAAAAAGCTCACGGTTAAGCTGGGCCTCGACCCCACCCGACCCGATATTCACATCGGCCATGCGGTGGTACTGCGCAAGATGCGGCAGTTCCAGGAGCTGGGCCACAAGGTGGTTCTGATTATCGGCGACTTTACCGCCATGATCGGCGACCCCTCGGGCCGCAGCAAAACCCGCCCGCCCCTCACCTTAGAAGAAACCCGCGCCAACGCCAAAAGCTACGTGGAGCAGGTGGGCAAAATCCTGATTACCACCGACCCCGCGCGCTTCGAGCTGCGCTACAACTCGGAGTGGCTGGAAAACCTGGGCTTCAAAGAGGTCATCCGGCTCACCTCGCTTCTAACCGTAGCCCAGATGCTCGAGCGCGAAGACTTCAAAAAGCGCTACACCGAGGGGGTTCCCATCTCCATTCACGAGTTCCTCTATCCCTTCGCCCAGGGGTACGACTCGGTGCCCATCGCCTGCGATGTGGAGATGGGCGGCACCGATCAAAAGTTCAACCTGCTGGTCGGGCGCGAGGTACAGGCGGCCTACGGCCTGGAAAAACAGGTGGCCTTCCTGATGCCGCTTCTGGTAGGGGGCGATGGGCAGAAGATGTCCAAAAGCTACGACAACTACATCGGCATCACCGAGGAGCCCAGCGAGATCTTCCGCAAGCTGATGAAGGTGGAAGACCCGTATCTGCAGACCTATTTTGAGCTCTGCACCGATCTGGCGCCGGAAGAAATTAAAGAGGTGCTGGAACAGGGCGGGCCGGTGGGCGCCCACCGGGTGCTGGCCCGGCTGCTCACCGGGGCCTATGCCCAGCCGCTGATCCCCGCCCGGCTGGACAAAGCCTGGTACGAGTCGCTGGGGTATAGCTGGGAGGCCCACGGGCACGACCAGGGCGGTGCGCCGGTGGTTCGACAGGCCGAGGCCCGTTACTACGAGATCGCCCACGGGGGCATCCCCGAGCAGATGCCCGAGGTCAGGCTACAGGCCAGCGAGCTGCTCGAGGGCAGAATTGCCGTCTTAAAGCTATTTACCCTGGCCGGCCTGACCGCCTCCAACGGCGAAGCCCGGCGGCTGATCGAGCAAAAAGGTCTGCGGCTGGATGGCCAGGTACTCACCGACCCCAAGCTGGAGGTGGTGCTCAGCCAGCCCGTGGTGCTGCAACGCGGCAAGGACAAGTTCGTACGGGTGGTGCTGGACTAG
- the rpsT gene encoding 30S ribosomal protein S20 gives MAQKKTARNPSAMKRHRQSLKRRARNKSKMSAIKTVSKKAVALAKEGNASEAVRVMRYAESLIDKAAKGSTLHKNAASRRKSRLMSKVHQLLSGAKA, from the coding sequence ATGGCACAGAAAAAAACTGCACGCAACCCCTCGGCCATGAAGCGCCACCGCCAGTCGCTCAAGCGTCGGGCCCGCAACAAGTCCAAGATGTCGGCCATCAAGACCGTCAGCAAGAAAGCGGTGGCTTTGGCCAAAGAAGGCAACGCCAGCGAAGCGGTGCGGGTCATGCGCTATGCCGAAAGCCTGATTGACAAGGCCGCCAAGGGTTCGACCCTGCACAAGAACGCGGCCAGCCGGCGCAAGTCCCGCCTGATGAGCAAAGTGCACCAGCTTCTTAGCGGAGCTAAAGCCTAG
- a CDS encoding 30S ribosomal protein THX, translated as MGKGDRRTRRGKIFRGTYGKYRPRKK; from the coding sequence ATGGGCAAAGGTGACCGTCGTACCCGTCGCGGCAAGATTTTCCGTGGAACTTACGGCAAATACCGTCCACGCAAGAAATAG
- a CDS encoding CHAD domain-containing protein, translating into MSTIDLDRWLQHLREHLPIAKEGRDPEGVHQVRVAVRRLRVWLRLAGLRVLEDDLAWLVRSAGEVRDLEVLLLNNHLPEAFRRWAASRLKEARAAFVPLLDSPRLAGLLQALANLPPLDEAPAQTRLKRFVRQVERKAEEWQQEGGLERLHALRRALRRLRYAREWLGQDSQRIKQLQEVFGRVGDLSFTLRYLAAYEAAGGRGAAAYKRQLEAQLQGALEAAREAWQTHQANLG; encoded by the coding sequence ATGTCGACCATTGACCTAGATCGCTGGCTCCAACACCTGCGGGAGCATCTGCCCATCGCCAAGGAGGGTCGCGACCCCGAGGGCGTGCACCAGGTGCGGGTGGCGGTACGGCGGCTGCGGGTGTGGCTGCGGCTGGCCGGGCTGCGGGTGCTGGAGGACGACCTGGCCTGGCTGGTGCGGTCAGCTGGGGAGGTGCGCGACCTCGAGGTGTTGCTTCTGAATAACCACCTACCCGAAGCTTTCCGCAGATGGGCCGCGTCCAGGCTCAAAGAGGCGCGCGCCGCCTTCGTACCGCTTCTGGACAGCCCCCGGCTGGCCGGCCTGTTGCAGGCCCTCGCCAACCTGCCCCCGCTGGATGAAGCACCGGCCCAGACCCGGCTCAAGCGCTTCGTACGCCAGGTTGAGCGCAAGGCCGAAGAATGGCAGCAGGAAGGAGGCCTCGAGCGCCTGCACGCCCTGCGCCGGGCCCTGCGGCGGCTGCGCTACGCCAGGGAGTGGCTCGGGCAGGACAGCCAGCGCATCAAGCAGTTGCAGGAGGTATTCGGTCGGGTGGGCGATCTGAGCTTCACCCTGCGGTACCTGGCCGCCTATGAGGCCGCGGGGGGCCGGGGGGCCGCGGCCTATAAAAGGCAGCTCGAGGCCCAGCTACAGGGGGCCCTCGAGGCGGCCCGGGAAGCCTGGCAGACCCATCAGGCCAACCTGGGGTAA
- a CDS encoding YceD family protein yields the protein MKQRPIPSINLARLIREGGSTSAKDEIWDYIALPNERIPLVGPAVWRVSVTKMEGEGGVDFWLSGEIAGNALMECRRCLTPTPAAVRAHFQYLLRYQSGLAHLEAIEENEEEILLFGHPDLDLEPLLSEAFALELPYTVLCKEDCKGLCPVCGANLNEVDCGHQAKTHSRLEAELSKLLDGLKD from the coding sequence ATGAAGCAGCGTCCAATACCAAGCATCAACCTCGCGAGGCTGATTCGCGAGGGCGGCAGCACCAGTGCAAAAGATGAAATCTGGGATTACATCGCCCTGCCCAACGAGCGCATCCCCCTGGTAGGCCCGGCGGTTTGGAGGGTCAGCGTTACCAAGATGGAGGGGGAGGGAGGGGTGGATTTCTGGCTTTCAGGCGAAATTGCTGGCAACGCCCTGATGGAGTGCCGCCGCTGCCTTACACCAACCCCCGCAGCGGTGCGGGCCCATTTTCAGTATCTGCTTCGCTATCAATCGGGCCTGGCGCACCTCGAGGCCATCGAAGAAAACGAGGAGGAAATCCTTCTTTTTGGCCATCCCGATCTGGACTTAGAGCCCCTGTTGAGCGAGGCTTTTGCCCTCGAGCTGCCCTACACCGTGCTGTGTAAAGAAGACTGCAAAGGCCTGTGCCCGGTCTGCGGAGCCAACCTCAACGAGGTAGACTGCGGCCACCAGGCCAAGACCCACAGCAGGCTGGAAGCCGAACTATCAAAGCTACTGGACGGTCTGAAGGACTGA
- the rocF gene encoding arginase — protein MKDIGILGVPMDLGQGRRGVDMGPSAMRYGRLQEVLEGLGHRVHDYGDVRVPVVESLRHAQQEPGGMGYLEAIRTVCLDTIAAIDQMPAEVFPIVLGGDHSIAMGSVTGASRGERIGVIWVDAHADFNTPETSPSGNIHGMPLAHLCGLGDPRLVHLGRPGAKVRPEDVVLIGIRSLDPGEVRLLRERGVMVYTMKEVDIQGIPAIAQQVAAKFKGFSRVHVSLDADVLDPEIAPGVGTPVPGGLTYREAHLLMELLADARIVTSLDMVEVNPILDIANRTAKIMVELASSLLGKKIY, from the coding sequence ATGAAGGATATTGGCATCTTGGGCGTTCCGATGGACTTGGGTCAAGGGCGGCGTGGGGTGGATATGGGGCCCAGCGCCATGCGCTATGGGCGTTTGCAGGAGGTGCTCGAGGGCCTGGGCCACCGGGTGCACGACTACGGCGATGTGCGGGTACCGGTGGTCGAGAGCCTGCGCCATGCCCAGCAGGAACCGGGGGGGATGGGCTACCTCGAGGCCATTCGCACGGTCTGCCTGGATACCATAGCCGCCATCGATCAGATGCCGGCCGAGGTGTTTCCAATTGTGCTGGGAGGCGACCACTCCATCGCGATGGGCTCGGTTACGGGGGCCAGCCGGGGCGAACGGATAGGGGTGATCTGGGTGGATGCCCACGCCGACTTCAACACCCCCGAGACCAGCCCCAGCGGCAACATCCACGGGATGCCCCTGGCCCACCTGTGCGGCCTGGGCGACCCGCGTCTGGTGCACCTGGGCCGCCCTGGGGCTAAGGTACGGCCCGAGGACGTGGTGCTGATTGGCATTCGTAGCCTGGATCCAGGTGAGGTTCGACTGTTACGCGAGCGTGGGGTTATGGTCTATACCATGAAGGAGGTGGATATACAGGGAATTCCAGCCATCGCCCAGCAGGTTGCCGCCAAGTTCAAGGGTTTTTCCAGGGTGCACGTCTCGCTGGATGCCGATGTGCTCGACCCGGAGATAGCCCCGGGGGTTGGAACCCCGGTGCCCGGCGGGCTGACCTACCGCGAAGCACACCTTCTGATGGAACTGCTGGCCGATGCCAGAATTGTCACCAGCCTCGACATGGTCGAGGTGAACCCCATTCTGGATATCGCCAACCGCACCGCCAAGATAATGGTGGAACTGGCTAGCAGCCTGTTAGGGAAGAAAATCTACTGA
- the hisA gene encoding 1-(5-phosphoribosyl)-5-[(5-phosphoribosylamino)methylideneamino]imidazole-4-carboxamide isomerase, which produces MLVIPAVDIQSGRAVRLYEGDPSRETVYYDSPVEAALHWQKQGARMLHLVDLDAATGRGNNRGVLREVAAAVDIPFEVGGGIRSLGAAREILALGASRVVVGTIAVKAPEVLGQMLHEFGPERVVVSLDARGLEVVVSGWAEGTRLMVQELGPRIWEMGVRTLIYTDVRRDGTLAGLDLEVVRVVRAAWPGFLIAGGGIASDADLQGLQALGVEGAITGKALYEGRINLSSWIK; this is translated from the coding sequence GTGTTGGTTATTCCTGCGGTGGATATTCAGTCTGGGCGGGCCGTTCGGCTCTACGAGGGCGACCCCAGCCGAGAAACCGTCTACTACGACAGTCCGGTGGAGGCCGCCCTGCACTGGCAGAAGCAAGGGGCCCGGATGCTGCACCTGGTTGACCTGGACGCAGCGACGGGTCGGGGGAACAACCGCGGGGTGCTGCGGGAGGTGGCAGCGGCTGTCGATATCCCGTTCGAGGTGGGCGGTGGCATCCGCAGCCTGGGGGCGGCCCGGGAAATTCTGGCCCTGGGGGCCAGCCGGGTGGTGGTGGGTACCATAGCGGTAAAGGCCCCGGAGGTGCTGGGCCAGATGCTCCATGAGTTCGGCCCCGAGCGGGTGGTGGTGAGCCTGGATGCCCGGGGGCTGGAGGTGGTGGTCTCGGGCTGGGCCGAGGGCACCCGCCTGATGGTGCAGGAACTGGGCCCGCGGATATGGGAGATGGGTGTTCGTACCCTGATCTACACCGATGTGCGACGGGATGGCACCCTGGCCGGACTGGATCTCGAGGTGGTGCGGGTGGTGCGGGCGGCCTGGCCTGGCTTCCTGATTGCCGGGGGTGGGATTGCTTCCGATGCCGATTTACAGGGATTGCAAGCCCTGGGGGTGGAGGGGGCCATTACCGGCAAGGCCCTTTACGAAGGGCGGATTAACCTGTCGTCCTGGATCAAGTAA
- a CDS encoding NADPH-dependent assimilatory sulfite reductase hemoprotein subunit gives MSSQSKVSKVESIKLASRNLRGPVDLELNNPSDHFSEEGYQILKFHGIYQQDDRDVRKARKAQGLGPDYSFMIRVAIPGGVLQPEQYLALDRLADQLGNATLRITTRQAIQFHGVRKGGLKPLIQVLNQHLLTSLSACGDVVRNVVACPAPFSDRQRAEISQYAKALSDRLKPRSRAYYEIWLDGEKAASLEEVEPLYGQAYLPRKFKIAFAFPGDNCVDVYTQDIGIVPWLEKDELKGFTLLVGGGLGQSHGAKDTHPVLAKPLTTIKPEQLFEVVEAIVRVQRDHGRRDERKLARMKYLVEAWGLERFKTEVEHYVGYSLPEAQPLTWQCADDHLGWHEQGNGQLFFGLFVENGRVKDHLRVAIREVVKRLNPEIRLTPQQNILFTNIQPGDQATLEAILREHGVELPGRIPLVVQQAMACPALPTCGLAITESERVMPQVIREIDTLLSRLDLQTGPIPHVRMTGCPNGCARPYTAEIGLVGRSLNSYTIYLGGSPLGDRLGEVYLDNVKREDIAARLEPALMAYRQQRRENESFGEFCHRVGIEFIREQIGASVEDQPSAAG, from the coding sequence ATTTCAGCGAAGAAGGCTACCAGATTCTCAAGTTTCATGGCATCTATCAGCAAGACGACCGCGATGTGCGCAAGGCCCGCAAAGCCCAGGGTCTGGGGCCCGATTACTCTTTTATGATCCGGGTAGCCATCCCCGGCGGTGTGCTGCAACCCGAGCAGTATCTAGCCCTAGACCGTCTGGCAGACCAGCTCGGAAACGCCACTTTACGCATCACCACCCGCCAGGCCATTCAGTTTCACGGGGTGCGCAAAGGGGGGCTGAAACCCCTGATTCAAGTGCTTAATCAGCATCTCCTGACCAGCCTATCGGCCTGTGGGGATGTGGTGCGCAATGTGGTGGCCTGCCCCGCTCCCTTTTCCGATCGTCAAAGAGCCGAGATATCGCAGTATGCCAAAGCCCTGTCCGACCGACTCAAGCCCAGGAGCCGCGCCTACTACGAAATCTGGCTGGATGGCGAAAAAGCCGCCAGCTTAGAAGAAGTCGAACCCCTGTACGGCCAGGCCTATCTCCCGCGCAAGTTTAAGATTGCTTTTGCTTTCCCTGGCGACAATTGCGTGGACGTCTATACCCAGGATATCGGCATAGTGCCCTGGCTGGAAAAGGATGAGCTAAAAGGGTTTACCCTCCTAGTGGGCGGCGGGCTGGGACAGAGCCACGGAGCCAAGGATACACATCCGGTACTGGCAAAACCCCTCACCACCATCAAACCCGAGCAGCTATTTGAGGTGGTGGAGGCCATTGTCCGGGTTCAGCGCGATCATGGCCGGCGCGATGAGCGCAAACTGGCCCGAATGAAATACCTGGTGGAGGCCTGGGGCCTGGAACGCTTTAAAACCGAGGTTGAACACTATGTGGGCTACAGCCTACCCGAGGCCCAACCCCTTACCTGGCAGTGCGCCGACGACCACCTGGGCTGGCACGAGCAGGGCAATGGGCAGCTCTTCTTCGGACTTTTTGTGGAAAACGGGCGGGTTAAAGACCACCTTCGCGTGGCCATCCGCGAGGTGGTCAAGCGCCTCAACCCAGAAATACGCCTTACCCCCCAGCAAAACATTCTGTTCACCAACATCCAGCCAGGCGATCAAGCGACCCTCGAGGCCATCCTGCGTGAACACGGTGTAGAACTACCCGGGCGCATTCCCCTGGTGGTGCAGCAAGCTATGGCCTGCCCGGCCTTACCCACCTGCGGCCTGGCCATTACCGAAAGCGAGCGGGTGATGCCCCAGGTGATTCGCGAAATTGACACCCTGCTCTCCAGGCTGGATCTGCAAACCGGCCCCATCCCCCATGTGCGCATGACCGGCTGCCCCAACGGCTGCGCCCGCCCCTATACTGCCGAAATTGGCCTGGTGGGCCGGAGCCTCAACTCGTACACCATCTACCTGGGCGGCAGCCCCCTGGGGGATCGGCTCGGCGAGGTGTACCTGGACAATGTCAAGCGCGAAGACATAGCAGCCCGGCTCGAGCCCGCCCTGATGGCCTACCGGCAACAGCGACGGGAGAATGAGAGCTTCGGTGAGTTTTGCCATCGGGTAGGGATCGAGTTTATACGAGAGCAGATCGGCGCATCGGTAGAGGATCAACCGTCCGCCGCAGGTTGA